One Agrococcus jenensis genomic region harbors:
- a CDS encoding SDR family NAD(P)-dependent oxidoreductase: protein MLNPEAPEQSRVALVTGATSGIGVEIARRLVEDGLRVVISGRSRERAESVADDIGARFIAADLTAPGAADELVAATVAAEGRLDVLVNNAASDHTGWLLDTPADEVRTTFETNVFAAIACLQAAGRAMRDAGRGGSIINITSRLASIGVPTMSVYSASKGAMLALTTAAAVELAPHDIRVNAVAPGMTRTPLYESWVAEQDDPAATEQRVAAAIPLQRIATPQDVAATVAFLASPGAAYITGTSIPVDGGYLAQ from the coding sequence ATGCTCAACCCCGAAGCACCAGAGCAGTCGCGCGTCGCGCTCGTCACCGGCGCGACCTCGGGCATCGGCGTCGAGATCGCCCGCCGGCTCGTCGAGGATGGGCTCCGGGTCGTCATCAGCGGGCGCTCGCGCGAGCGGGCTGAGTCGGTCGCCGACGACATCGGCGCACGATTCATCGCCGCCGACCTGACTGCACCGGGGGCCGCCGACGAGCTCGTCGCCGCCACCGTCGCCGCCGAGGGTCGCCTCGACGTGCTCGTCAACAACGCCGCCAGCGACCACACCGGCTGGCTGCTCGACACCCCCGCCGATGAGGTGCGCACGACGTTCGAGACCAACGTCTTCGCCGCGATCGCCTGCCTGCAGGCGGCAGGCAGGGCGATGCGCGACGCCGGCCGCGGCGGCTCGATCATCAACATCACGTCGCGCCTCGCGAGCATCGGCGTGCCGACGATGAGCGTCTACAGCGCGAGCAAGGGCGCGATGCTCGCGCTCACGACCGCGGCTGCCGTCGAGCTCGCGCCGCACGACATCCGGGTGAACGCCGTGGCGCCCGGGATGACGCGCACGCCGCTCTACGAATCGTGGGTCGCGGAGCAGGACGACCCGGCAGCGACGGAGCAGCGCGTGGCCGCGGCGATCCCGCTGCAGCGCATCGCGACGCCGCAGGATGTGGCCGCGACGGTCGCATTCCTGGCGAGCCCGGGTGCGGCCTACATCACCGGCACGTCCATCCCGGTCGACGGCGGCTACCTGGCGCAATAG